The Pempheris klunzingeri isolate RE-2024b chromosome 16, fPemKlu1.hap1, whole genome shotgun sequence genome includes the window GACCAGCCACTCAACTCACTTTAATTACGAGctcagccgtgtgtgtgtgtgtgtgtgtgtgtgtgtgtgcggctgctTTGTTCATCATCCTCTCTGCTTTCAGTGACCCAGAAACTCACTGTGAGCTAGTTTTCTTGACATGAATAATTACTCGATGGAGATGAAATGGCTTCTAAGGGAGCCATAAACAAAGGCCGTAAAACTTAGAGGCATGTGTCAGTCACCGCATGGTAAAAAACATGTTAAGAGACTTATAAATAtggaacattttgaaatgtatgcTGTTTTAGGATTCATTTTCATAATATATTGACATACCCATCCATGAAACACTCTAAAAGCCATATTGCAAATATAATCTGAAGCTTGAAAAGTTTCGTGTTTGCAAGGATAAGCAGGATATTCTCCTGGTGTTCAGGAAACAGCGGTAGTGCTTTATAATGTGGCGGCCTGTGGTCCGTGGGCCAAGTGTGTAGGTGGTCAGCGCTATGAGGAAGCATCCACTGACGTTATTGCTGGAAACAAGTAATGAACTGAAAtgcattagttttattttctcattacgACAGGCTGGCATTACGCCTTACTGTGAAACAACTGTGTAGGGTAATACAAGAAACAGACAGGACCATAATATGAAAGTCATCCCTGACAGCATGGTTCCATTCATTCAATGGTGGATCAGCTGAAAGGGAGGAATGATTTCAGTCTAAAAATGTGTCTTACATGTCTGTGTCCACAAATTTCAACACATCAGACAAGGATAACTCTAACTGTTTTCAAAACTGGACCTTATttttatacactactcacaaaaagtcagggatattcagctctcaggtgaaatctcaggatgaacctaaaatgcattctaacctttccaggtgaacttaatgtgaccttctctaaacctttgaatgcacatgtccaactgttcagtgtctcagtactttctgcaccagctgctgttctctaacaagaagcttaacagcaacattcacaacaggtttgatccatgaatccaccaatacatttcctgcttcagttagaattggtatttaaacagtcctcctcatcctgctgttcacattctgacatcatgagaccaagacgacacctaacagttgatcagcagcacctcaacactggaggcttcaaacaggaagtcctcagacggaggtgttcactgagcttagagggtcacagagtgtcatcaggaggttggaacagtgatacagagactggaagagtcacagaaaggagaggagtggacgtcctttggccacgtcccaatttattgagacactgaacatgttttgttgtggtttacctaccactgttggtagattttctttaaataaatagtttaagatgaataaaatcaccagtgcatgcttctacttaaaggccctactttcatgatataatatcactgtagcattcactttttacattttccataaatttcacctgaaagtcgaatatctctaactttttgtgagcagTGTATGTACAGCCACttcatcaaagtcacacaacacaaacaacaaacacacaaactaactgattggtagcggcagaccagcaactccagtgtaaaattactgtttctgttaatggagtctggtggctttaaaccGAGCcacataacggctgtttctggttcaACAAAAAGGGTTTCACAGGTCTGTCTTTTCTGTAATGATGtaagacatttaaaataacagtctgagcctgtcgatgcacttttagtggatgtactttgattcAGCTCaattgccctgaaggattacattacagccattttaGCCTGTTTGTTGCCCGTTCTCAGCTGCCAGCTGGGGCGATCGActcaaaatacataaaaatggggtcctggtttaaaaatactggagttctcctttaatgaCAGTAAAtcttaatatttattaatattacatGCTTATCATCAATAATGTCAtgatttcttaaaataaaaaaagcagaatgATAGAGACCGTTAAGCACAATTCCTCACAAGCCTGCTATGCCACTGAGGCTAGCTTTAAAACACTCGTCAGATTCATTTAAGTCAAGTTTGAGCTCATCAGCAAGCTCAAACAGCTTAAATGAGAACTAAAATGCCCACTTCAGTGTGTTTATTACCTCCTGGTTTATGTCCAGCCCTCTTCCTTTGTAGTGTTGTCTGTCGTCTCTGTGCAACCTCATGTCATAACCCTCGGCCTGGTGGAAGACGTGGTCATACATGGAGACTTCTGGGGCCTGCCAATGGAGAGACGGTGAACTGGTGTTTATCATTCAGAGCCTGTCCTCAAACAGAAGGGGATCATTCTGTGCCACTCAGGGCGACGCGCAGGAGGTAGCAGTGGAACCAAAGGCGGCAATCACAGCAATTTCTTGTCGAAATTGGTTCACGTTACAGCAAAGCAAGCGGTGCTGTGCATCAGTCACCAGGGGTGTTGTAGGTAATGATTTAAAGGAGGCCCTCACATGCCGTTGGCGTAATGTCATTATAGGACGAAGGTTACGCTAGTGGTGTCATGATCTTTTTCACATCTTTCTATAACTGACAGGGACTCATTCATTATTCCCTCCTGTGCTTCCTTCGTCTGCAGCACACCTCAGCTCAGTGGTGAAATATGACTAAGTgaatttactcaagtactgtactgtacttgagGTACTTCAAaatttacttgagtatttccatttcatgctactttGAATTTTTCaacattgtactttttactccactacatttacatgGCAGCTTTAAATATCCTTCTTattcactgaaaaacacttcTTTCCATGTGAATGTTCTGATATGCTGCAGGATTAAAGTCCTTTCATTggttgagaaaaagaaaactggatTAGCTGTAAAATGCATTGTCCCAAAggtgaaaacaggctgttttgtGAACTGATGAGAAGGACAGTTTATAGAATATGATATAATGCTATAGATTAAACCTCCCAATAGCTGAAAGTTCAACCTTAAACACCTACAtcagtaaaatgcaacacaaacattaacaccACAGCCATATGAATCCGAAAAACATTAGATATAATAGTAAATCCCTGACTGCACAATGAGTACttatttttgatcatttaaGTAAATTTTTTCTGTATaatgatgaatatgaatattttcagctagctagctacattAGCAGTGCAGCTAGCTTAGCACGGCTAGCAACAAAGTTTAAATCCCAGCGCCCAACTCTACCTTTGAGTCTCTGTTAAAGTAGGCCGTTTCTCTTGGCTCCTTCCGCCGTGGTGGGATGTAACTGAACGCAGTCAAGGCGGAGAGCGGTTTGGTTTGAGCCTGCAGTGAAACGTCCATGTTCTTGGCTAAAAGTCACTCAGTCACGGTggtaaaacatcagaaaactgaATCTCCACTAAGGCGAGGCAGCGCTGGCGTCCGTGGTTGCTAGGATACTGATTCAACCCTCTCCCCTGCTGCGTTCACTGGCTCTAGTGACTGTCTGTAATTCAGACACTTCCAGAGCTACATGTAACCTAAATGTGTCTGTACTGAGACAGATAGTCTCATAGgtataccacacacacattaatacatatcattatacatttatatatacatttcatTACACCAAcattgtctctttttgtctaAGGCTGCTTTATTAATTGTTTAGATCATATTATCCAATTTAAACTGATTTAGCTGAAAGCCTTACTTTACTATGTGTCCTGGTGGGAAATGGTTACTAATGCACCCCTTTTGTGGAAGCGCAGAGCTATTTTTGCTGCAGGAAAAAACAAGGCGGAAAGCCACAGGGGGGATTATTAAGTACATTGTCACAGGTGCCTTGCTTTTACCATCAATCACTGATGacgttttatttgttttttcaattaGCAACTTGGGGGAGGCCAATACAATGATTCTTATATTCCAATTTGCATATGAAACTGATTTAAGAGACTGTTGTCATATTGTATGGTAATGCTGAACTACATTCAAACATACCCCTACACCAAGTTCCTTATGCAAGTTCCTTAATTGTTCTACATTATATTATAGTTGTAAAATACTGATACTCACAGAAAAATACTGACCAAATTGCCTGTTTGCTGATAGACTCTTGAAGTACTACTGGGAGACTGTAGAGTCAACAGTGGCCTATCAAAATAAAGTGACAGCACACCCATGTGCAGTTGCACCACTATCTTCCTTTGTGCTAATAACACTTGTCCCTTGAAGGTCCTTCGAAGGTCTCTCCCTGGCAGATGCGGTGTACATTGTCTTCTGGCAGCAGGATCAATTTATAACAGTGGACAGACTGTGCCTCAAGCACAGTGCGGAGTATGTGGTTCAGTTATGATTCACAACAAAGTCCTATTGCTGCGGCTGCAGATAAAGTATAAATAAGCTCCCAGTCCTTCACCTGCACTTAAAGATTCAGATGGCTTACCTCAAGTTAATCTTGCCAAACACAGTCCTACAAAACAACATAATATTGTATCCTCAAAGgaagagtttgacattttgggaagcaccatgttatatttttttacattttgaattttgtgcagattaaaatAATGAGATCAGCATGTtgactttggacagagccaggcgaTAGGtattccccctgtttccagtcttggTGCTAAGCTAAGGTTTTCGACTGCCGGCTGCAGCTTCATTCTTAACAGACGCATACGAGAatggtgtcaatcttctcatctaactctctgccaGAGAGCGTttctctgaaaatgtcaaatcattCCTTTAAATTCCTGGAAATTatctggttgcctggcaaccccACCTGATAATGATGAGACTCCAGAAAGTTGCTGTGCTGATCCAAATAAAAGAGCCTCAACATAACACAACAGCATCACAGAGGTTCTGGGGAGCTCGTCTTGTCGAGGCAGGCGAGCAGTTTCCCCTCATTGTCAGTCTTTATGCTGCAATAATGTAATCAGATGCTGATTGTAGCGTCATATTTAACATGAGAGTggcatcgatcttctcatctaactcttggcaagaatgTTGACAAGcctgtttcccaaaatgtcaaacttctTGGGTTgaatcatatttttaaaaaacaaaactgagaatagaaaagtatatattttgatagaaatactttatttttttattttgtgacacACAAAACAGGCACAAAAGGAATTTTAGAggctgtgtatgtatgtgcctGCCTCTATCAgcctctgacacacagacacaaagacgtTTTAATCCATCTGATGATACACAGACACCTtcgctgagtgtgtgtgtgtgtgtgtgtgtatgtgtcttacACAGTGATAGAAAGCTTACATTGTCCACATAGTGGTCCAGTTAACCTCTCAGCTTTTTCCATTTTGGAGATGACAGCCATGGCATAGTGACACAccttatttgtgtgtgtgtgtgtgtgtgtgtgtgtgtgtgtgtgtgtgtgtgtgtgtctgccagccCCACCTGCTGTTATTGTTGTCTCCTTCCACATAATTACGACAGAGCAGCAGGGGGTGGCCAATAAGAGGACACCACTCACTGCGCCGtgaccacaacacacacacacacacacacacacacactcacacacactcacacagaggcaCAACAGAAAGCCCTGAATCTCAGTGAAAGCAAGGGAGCACAAATTTTGATAAAACTGCCAGAGATCCAGCAGCGCAGTTCAAGAGGTTTCCAACAACAATGACGTGCAGGACAGTAGAGATATgaggacaaagacag containing:
- the cfap90 gene encoding cilia- and flagella-associated protein 90; the encoded protein is MDVSLQAQTKPLSALTAFSYIPPRRKEPRETAYFNRDSKAPEVSMYDHVFHQAEGYDMRLHRDDRQHYKGRGLDINQEEQSRAVPVRSSSEYGRRPVPVLYQPGRQHARVACIKAEFFMKNGIIWNVAEGFGSVAPI